A DNA window from Streptococcus mutans contains the following coding sequences:
- a CDS encoding DpnII family type II restriction endonuclease: protein MVNTVDDNLKYSVFDYLNLSSEAKLEFFMETRSSLSFLASYWFDFDNVKANISNYDEPDLYTLDYLIGKSDQEIDNFFKKRPNLLLLVPKLLGIRDSKFEKPIRNRILKVQDVSGVYTLNFKDIDLSKLDLYLQFIHDSGLDWVFKIGLRKSVHDYAVGVEAGMDSNGRKNRSGDMGELYLETALKKIAKEKAWLAHGQSTRSSIKNWYGIDLDKSFENRRFDGSLFNPVRKKLYLFEVNNFNSSGSKSKASATEFKDLHDRFSRTNHEFIYITDGKGWDSDKSHLMEAMKYIGKVFNYKMIESDYLNDYLE from the coding sequence ATGGTCAATACTGTTGATGACAACTTGAAATATAGTGTGTTTGATTACCTTAATTTATCCTCAGAGGCAAAATTAGAGTTTTTCATGGAGACGCGTTCATCATTGAGTTTTCTTGCTTCTTACTGGTTTGATTTTGATAATGTTAAAGCTAATATTTCAAACTATGATGAGCCAGATTTGTATACTTTGGATTATTTAATTGGAAAATCAGATCAAGAGATTGACAATTTTTTTAAAAAACGCCCCAACTTATTATTGTTAGTCCCTAAACTTTTAGGGATTAGGGATAGTAAATTTGAAAAACCGATTCGAAATAGAATTTTAAAAGTTCAAGATGTCTCAGGTGTTTATACCTTAAATTTTAAAGATATTGATTTGAGTAAACTAGATCTCTATCTTCAATTCATTCATGACAGTGGTTTAGATTGGGTTTTCAAAATTGGATTAAGAAAGTCAGTTCATGATTATGCTGTTGGAGTGGAGGCTGGTATGGACTCTAATGGTCGAAAAAATAGAAGTGGAGATATGGGGGAACTCTATTTGGAAACGGCTTTAAAAAAGATTGCTAAAGAAAAGGCCTGGTTAGCTCATGGGCAGTCAACCCGTAGCAGTATCAAAAATTGGTATGGAATTGATTTGGATAAAAGTTTTGAAAATCGTCGTTTTGACGGGTCATTATTTAATCCTGTAAGGAAGAAATTATATTTATTTGAGGTAAATAATTTCAATTCTAGTGGCTCTAAATCCAAGGCTTCAGCAACCGAATTTAAAGATTTACATGATAGATTCAGTAGAACCAATCATGAGTTCATTTACATTACAGATGGTAAAGGTTGGGATAGTGATAAATCACATTTAATGGAAGCCATGAAATACATTGGTAAAGTTTTTAATTATAAAATGATTGAATCGGATTATTTAAATGATTATCTTGAATAA
- a CDS encoding DNA-methyltransferase: MMNNEYKYGGIFMTKPYYYKNKTILVHADTFQFLEKMKSESIDMIFADPPYFLSNGGFSNSGGQVVSVDKGDWDKAASLEEKHEFNRRWIRLAKKVLKSNGTIWISGSLHNIYSVGMALEQEGFKILNNITWQKTNPVPNLSCRYFTHSTETILWARKNDKKSKHYYNYDLMKKINDGKQMKDVWTGSLTKKSEKWTGKHPTQKPEYLLERIILASTKKGDYILDPFVGSGTTGVVAKKLGRRFIGIDSEREYLRIARTRLERVDGQYC, translated from the coding sequence ATGATGAATAACGAATATAAGTATGGGGGTATTTTTATGACAAAGCCATACTATTACAAAAATAAAACTATTTTAGTTCATGCTGATACATTTCAATTTTTAGAAAAGATGAAATCTGAAAGTATAGATATGATATTTGCAGATCCGCCATATTTTCTTAGTAATGGAGGTTTTTCTAATTCGGGTGGTCAAGTGGTTTCAGTTGATAAAGGTGATTGGGACAAAGCTGCTTCTCTTGAGGAAAAACATGAATTTAATCGTCGTTGGATAAGACTAGCTAAAAAGGTTTTGAAGTCAAATGGAACTATCTGGATATCAGGAAGTTTGCATAATATTTATTCTGTTGGTATGGCTTTGGAACAAGAAGGATTTAAAATTTTAAATAATATTACCTGGCAGAAAACTAATCCAGTACCAAATCTATCTTGTCGTTATTTCACACATTCAACAGAAACTATTCTGTGGGCACGTAAAAATGATAAAAAATCAAAACATTATTATAATTATGATTTGATGAAAAAAATCAATGATGGTAAGCAGATGAAGGATGTCTGGACGGGAAGTCTAACTAAAAAGTCCGAAAAATGGACTGGGAAACACCCAACTCAAAAGCCAGAATATTTATTAGAACGAATCATCTTGGCCAGCACTAAGAAAGGAGATTATATATTAGATCCTTTTGTCGGGAGTGGTACAACTGGAGTGGTGGCTAAAAAGCTTGGTAGACGATTTATCGGCATTGATTCAGAACGAGAATATTTAAGAATTGCACGTACAAGATTGGAGAGAGTAGATGGTCAATACTGTTGA
- a CDS encoding DNA adenine methylase, translating into MSEQIKLANTTLQPFTKWTGGKRQLLPILRSYMPEKYNCYFEPFIGGGALFFDLVPEKAVINDFNEELMNTYRQIKNNPTALIDLLTEHKEKNSKEYYLKVRAADRNETITRMSDVERAARLMYMLRVDFNGLYRVNSKNQFNVPYGKYKNPKIIDRELIYQISDYLNENDIQILNTNFEEAVSNAKKGDFVYFDPPYIPLNETSSFTSYTHEGFTYEEQLRLRNVFEQLNRKGIYVMLSNSSSPLALDLYQDYNIHFVDAVRTNGAKTESRKKIKEIIVTNYDE; encoded by the coding sequence ATGTCAGAACAGATAAAATTAGCAAATACTACTTTGCAACCTTTTACTAAATGGACTGGAGGAAAAAGGCAATTACTTCCAATCTTACGCAGTTATATGCCAGAGAAGTATAATTGCTATTTCGAACCTTTTATTGGTGGTGGAGCTCTATTCTTTGATTTGGTTCCAGAAAAAGCTGTTATTAATGATTTTAATGAAGAGTTGATGAATACCTATAGACAAATTAAAAATAATCCTACTGCATTGATTGATCTGTTAACAGAGCATAAAGAAAAAAATAGTAAGGAATATTATTTAAAAGTTAGAGCTGCAGACCGTAATGAAACGATTACAAGAATGTCTGATGTAGAAAGGGCTGCTCGCTTGATGTATATGCTTCGAGTTGACTTTAATGGTTTATATCGTGTTAATTCAAAAAATCAATTTAATGTTCCTTATGGGAAATATAAGAATCCTAAAATTATTGATCGTGAATTAATCTATCAAATAAGTGACTATTTAAATGAAAATGATATTCAGATATTGAATACTAATTTTGAAGAAGCGGTTTCTAATGCTAAAAAAGGGGACTTTGTTTATTTTGATCCTCCCTATATTCCGTTAAATGAAACAAGTTCGTTTACATCTTATACACATGAAGGTTTTACTTATGAAGAACAACTAAGATTAAGAAATGTATTTGAACAGCTGAATAGAAAAGGTATTTATGTGATGCTTTCAAATTCGTCTAGTCCCTTAGCACTTGATTTGTATCAAGATTATAATATTCATTTTGTAGATGCAGTAAGAACAAATGGCGCAAAAACAGAAAGTCGAAAAAAAATCAAAGAAATTATAGTAACTAATTATGATGAATAA
- a CDS encoding zinc ribbon domain-containing protein has translation MASKEKWTELFEKVIGRKPTPQEFLEGKKGFFDLKEIKKIAGVDKADDLQETSSDIKQAILGNSITAVKPDNESSKEETKSTDKPVSTEVDKSPKQLWVEAFEKTIGRQPTPEEFISGRNQDFDLAKISQLVEKESVSKTSNLAKAPFTKGKKILITLGLVCLLALVVGYIYGNQYFSREAVAQRYLKVANSNFDKALEFEVWSDTEKPIKKSELTYRNSKETRTVTMDKLTSDASQMKKVGNKFLIFPDWRVAIKPASAKISINTKGLELFINDKRVTKADSDSFSQTISRLYPGTYNFVAKGNISGQKVEVSSEEKLTNHSTINLNVKYLSFKVNSNLTDGDLYVGSRKIGTLKDGKYNVTKLAVTDTSKIYVQKSFSGKATLKSEVQSIEDVYDGDTISLDAKGVLDRDTADSLITQAYYKLDSYASSHTTPDDLDDIFTSGNHNNFYLDVKNTIDTNTTNAKNRSADSINFSDVDVTKVTQTSPTTYAVEFTVVYDFYYSYSSEHKSSGSITQKLSWSALVEYVGDNKKNSSDSYSYNSYEDYRITSDNGKSSVLSTKNTVD, from the coding sequence ATGGCAAGTAAAGAAAAATGGACAGAATTATTTGAAAAAGTTATTGGACGCAAACCAACTCCGCAAGAATTTCTTGAAGGAAAGAAGGGTTTCTTTGATTTAAAAGAAATTAAAAAAATTGCAGGAGTTGATAAAGCAGATGATTTGCAAGAAACATCTTCAGATATTAAGCAAGCAATTTTAGGTAATTCTATTACAGCAGTAAAGCCAGATAATGAGTCTTCAAAAGAGGAGACAAAATCTACAGATAAGCCAGTTTCTACTGAAGTGGATAAATCACCTAAGCAATTATGGGTAGAAGCTTTTGAAAAAACTATTGGACGTCAGCCAACCCCTGAAGAATTTATAAGTGGTAGAAATCAAGATTTTGATTTAGCTAAAATAAGTCAATTGGTTGAAAAAGAGTCAGTTAGTAAAACATCAAATTTAGCTAAAGCACCTTTCACAAAAGGTAAAAAAATCCTAATCACACTTGGTCTGGTTTGCTTGTTAGCACTTGTTGTCGGTTATATTTATGGAAATCAGTATTTTTCTCGTGAAGCAGTTGCACAGAGATATTTGAAAGTTGCTAATAGTAATTTTGATAAAGCTTTAGAATTTGAAGTGTGGAGCGATACGGAAAAGCCAATCAAAAAATCGGAATTAACCTATAGAAATTCTAAAGAAACCAGAACAGTCACAATGGATAAGCTTACCTCTGATGCTAGTCAGATGAAAAAAGTAGGCAATAAGTTTCTCATTTTCCCTGATTGGCGTGTAGCTATCAAACCAGCCTCAGCAAAAATTTCAATTAATACAAAGGGACTTGAATTATTTATTAATGATAAAAGGGTCACAAAAGCGGACAGTGATTCTTTTAGTCAAACAATATCTCGCTTATATCCTGGAACCTATAACTTTGTTGCTAAAGGAAATATATCTGGACAAAAGGTTGAAGTTTCATCAGAAGAAAAGCTTACCAACCATTCAACGATTAACTTAAATGTTAAATATCTTAGTTTCAAAGTAAATAGTAATCTAACAGACGGCGATTTATATGTAGGCAGTCGCAAAATTGGAACGTTAAAAGATGGCAAATATAATGTGACTAAGCTTGCTGTTACAGATACCTCAAAAATTTACGTTCAAAAATCATTTTCTGGCAAAGCAACATTAAAATCTGAGGTACAATCGATAGAAGACGTTTATGATGGGGATACCATTAGTTTGGATGCTAAGGGAGTTCTTGACCGTGATACCGCAGATTCATTGATTACACAAGCCTATTACAAATTGGATTCCTATGCTTCTTCTCATACAACACCTGATGATTTAGATGACATTTTTACGAGCGGTAATCATAACAATTTCTATTTAGATGTAAAAAATACTATAGATACTAATACGACCAATGCTAAAAATCGCAGTGCGGATTCAATTAACTTTAGTGATGTAGATGTTACTAAGGTAACACAGACAAGTCCGACAACTTATGCTGTCGAATTTACAGTTGTTTATGATTTCTATTATTCTTATAGTTCTGAGCACAAATCTTCAGGAAGCATTACTCAAAAACTCTCTTGGTCTGCACTTGTTGAATATGTTGGTGACAATAAGAAAAATAGTAGTGATAGTTATTCCTATAACTCTTATGAAGACTATCGCATAACTTCTGACAATGGTAAATCAAGTGTTCTTAGTACAAAAAATACAGTTGACTAA
- the hpf gene encoding ribosome hibernation-promoting factor, HPF/YfiA family — protein MIKYSIRGENIEVTDAIRNYVESKLKKIEKYFNAEQELDARINLKVYREKTAKVEVTIPLAPVTLRAEDVSQDMYGSIDLVVDKIERQIRKNKTKIAKKHREKKPAAHVFTAEFEAEEMEEAPAIKVVRTKNITLKPMDIEEARLQMDLLGHDFFIYTDANDNTTNVLYRREDGNLGLIEAK, from the coding sequence ATGATTAAATATAGTATTCGTGGTGAAAACATCGAGGTAACAGATGCAATCCGTAACTATGTTGAGTCTAAACTCAAGAAGATTGAAAAGTATTTCAATGCTGAACAAGAGTTGGATGCACGTATCAATCTGAAAGTATATCGTGAGAAAACAGCTAAAGTTGAAGTCACTATTCCTCTTGCTCCCGTTACTCTTCGTGCAGAGGATGTTTCACAAGATATGTATGGTTCTATTGATTTAGTTGTTGATAAGATTGAACGTCAGATTCGTAAAAATAAAACTAAAATTGCTAAGAAGCATCGTGAAAAGAAACCAGCGGCACATGTCTTTACAGCTGAATTTGAAGCAGAAGAGATGGAAGAGGCTCCAGCTATAAAGGTTGTCAGAACCAAAAACATTACTTTAAAACCTATGGATATCGAAGAGGCTCGTTTACAAATGGATCTCTTAGGTCACGATTTCTTCATCTACACAGATGCTAATGATAATACAACAAATGTTCTCTATCGTCGTGAAGATGGTAATTTGGGTCTTATTGAAGCAAAATAA
- a CDS encoding ComF family protein: protein MNCLICHLPFESKYYFYSIFFLKTSRDFVCPPCFAKFQFISEKHCLNCYKEGEGDICQDCHKWQNLKKEVHHKALFCYNQAMKDYFSAYKFQGDYLLRKVFIKPIKEALREYTNYTLVPIPLSSSSLENRGFNQVQAFLDEAKLSYHDLLGKEDGSVKQSSKTRQERLKTQQNFYLRKHKELPDKVMLVDDIYTTGMTIQLASQLLRENGVKTIKSFSLAR from the coding sequence ATGAACTGTCTCATTTGTCACTTGCCTTTTGAGAGTAAATATTATTTCTATTCTATTTTCTTCTTGAAAACTTCAAGAGATTTTGTTTGCCCACCTTGCTTTGCGAAATTTCAATTCATATCTGAAAAACATTGCCTAAATTGTTATAAGGAGGGAGAAGGAGATATCTGTCAAGATTGCCACAAATGGCAAAATCTCAAAAAGGAGGTTCATCACAAGGCTCTCTTTTGTTACAATCAAGCTATGAAAGATTATTTCAGTGCTTACAAATTTCAAGGGGATTATCTTTTAAGAAAGGTCTTTATAAAGCCTATTAAAGAAGCCTTAAGAGAGTATACTAATTATACTTTGGTTCCCATTCCACTCAGCTCTTCAAGTTTAGAGAATCGTGGTTTTAATCAAGTGCAAGCTTTTTTAGATGAGGCAAAATTGTCTTATCATGATTTATTAGGCAAAGAAGATGGTAGTGTAAAACAATCAAGTAAAACACGTCAAGAACGCCTAAAGACTCAACAAAACTTTTATTTAAGGAAACATAAAGAATTACCTGATAAAGTGATGCTAGTTGATGATATCTATACAACGGGTATGACAATTCAATTGGCCAGTCAATTATTGCGTGAAAATGGTGTGAAAACAATAAAATCCTTTTCTTTAGCAAGGTAA
- a CDS encoding DEAD/DEAH box helicase, with product MENLENYYGRLLTENQMNSDLKKQAKILPAMIKKPHYFICNRCGSQNNLGNALPDGSIYCRACLVFGRLTNRDSLYYFEQKPFPKGQVLRWQGQLTPFQQEVSRGLKKSVCHKENMLIHAVTGAGKTEMIYETLASILNQGGAVALASPRIDVCIELYKRLSRDFSCPISLLYGESEAYERSPLVIATTHQLLKFYRAFDLLIIDEVDAFPFVDNKMLYYAVDHCLKSDGVKVFLTATSTDQLDKQVKQGKLKKLHLARRFHANPLVVPKPIWLNLSLERLQRGKLPRSFLQQIRIQRQIQFPLLIFFPNIEDGLTFAKSLQTYLPNEKIDFVSSLTTDRLEKVENFRKGNTQILVSTTILERGVTFPCVDVFVMMSNHYLFTKSSLVQIAGRVGRSADRPDGKLLFFHNGMNRAMKKAIMEIKTMNKKGGFA from the coding sequence ATGGAGAATTTAGAGAATTATTATGGCCGCCTCTTGACCGAGAATCAAATGAACAGTGATTTGAAAAAGCAAGCTAAAATCTTGCCAGCTATGATAAAAAAACCGCATTACTTTATCTGCAATCGTTGCGGCAGTCAGAACAATCTTGGTAATGCTTTGCCGGATGGATCTATCTACTGTCGAGCTTGTCTTGTCTTTGGACGTCTTACTAACAGGGACAGTCTTTATTATTTTGAGCAAAAGCCTTTTCCAAAGGGTCAGGTCTTAAGGTGGCAAGGGCAATTAACCCCTTTTCAGCAGGAAGTTTCCCGTGGTTTAAAAAAGAGTGTTTGCCATAAGGAAAATATGCTTATTCATGCTGTAACAGGTGCAGGCAAAACGGAGATGATTTATGAAACTCTGGCCAGCATTCTCAATCAAGGGGGTGCGGTTGCACTTGCTAGTCCTCGCATTGATGTCTGCATAGAACTGTATAAACGTTTAAGTCGTGACTTTTCTTGTCCTATCAGTCTTTTGTATGGAGAGTCAGAAGCTTATGAACGCAGTCCATTAGTGATTGCAACCACGCATCAACTTTTGAAATTTTACCGAGCTTTTGATTTGTTAATTATTGATGAAGTAGATGCCTTTCCTTTTGTTGACAATAAGATGCTCTATTATGCTGTAGATCATTGTCTGAAATCAGATGGTGTCAAAGTATTTTTGACTGCAACTTCGACTGACCAATTAGACAAACAGGTTAAGCAAGGGAAGCTAAAAAAACTGCATTTAGCCAGACGATTTCATGCCAATCCCTTAGTTGTTCCCAAGCCAATTTGGTTGAATTTATCTCTTGAAAGATTACAAAGAGGTAAATTACCGCGCTCTTTTTTACAGCAGATAAGAATTCAAAGGCAGATTCAATTCCCTCTTTTGATCTTTTTTCCGAATATTGAAGATGGTTTAACCTTTGCTAAATCACTGCAAACCTATCTTCCAAATGAGAAAATTGATTTTGTTTCCAGCTTGACAACAGATCGTTTAGAAAAAGTCGAAAATTTTAGAAAAGGAAACACACAAATTTTGGTTTCAACAACGATTTTAGAGAGGGGAGTCACTTTTCCTTGTGTAGATGTTTTTGTCATGATGAGCAACCATTATCTGTTCACCAAAAGTTCTCTGGTACAGATTGCTGGTCGTGTGGGACGCTCTGCCGATAGACCAGATGGAAAATTACTTTTCTTTCATAATGGAATGAACAGAGCCATGAAAAAGGCCATTATGGAAATCAAGACTATGAACAAAAAAGGAGGTTTTGCATGA
- a CDS encoding YigZ family protein codes for MNYRTIAKNGSTEETIKKSRFICQAKRITNEAEGRDFITQIKKEHYKARHSCSAMIIGENSDIKRSSDDGEPSGTAGIPMLSVLEKKQLTNLVLVVTRYFGGIKLGTGGLIRAYSGGAANTLKALGIVEVKKQTGLRLELTYPQYQTFANFLKEHQLQEYDTDFSVTVNTTIYVDKKDIEFTLDQLTEFYQGKLKSHVAGNQIIEVPVI; via the coding sequence ATGAACTATCGAACAATCGCCAAAAACGGCAGCACTGAAGAAACTATTAAAAAATCACGATTTATTTGTCAGGCAAAAAGAATCACTAATGAAGCAGAAGGACGTGATTTTATTACTCAAATCAAAAAAGAGCATTACAAGGCACGACATTCATGCTCAGCTATGATTATTGGCGAAAACAGCGATATCAAACGATCCAGTGACGATGGTGAGCCCAGTGGAACTGCAGGCATCCCTATGTTAAGTGTCCTCGAAAAAAAGCAATTGACAAACCTTGTCCTTGTTGTAACACGTTATTTTGGTGGCATCAAGTTAGGAACAGGCGGACTGATCCGAGCTTATTCGGGTGGAGCTGCTAATACGCTCAAAGCTTTAGGAATCGTTGAAGTCAAAAAGCAGACAGGTTTGCGGTTGGAATTAACCTATCCACAATATCAGACCTTTGCTAATTTCTTGAAGGAACATCAACTGCAAGAATATGATACCGATTTTTCAGTGACTGTTAACACTACTATTTATGTGGATAAGAAAGATATTGAGTTCACCCTTGACCAACTTACTGAGTTTTATCAAGGAAAACTTAAAAGCCATGTTGCTGGTAATCAAATTATTGAAGTTCCCGTGATATGA
- the cysK gene encoding cysteine synthase A — MAKIYNNITELIGNTPIVKLNNVVPEDAADVYVKLEAFNPGSSVKDRIALSMIEDAEKRGLIKSGDTIVEPTSGNTGIGLSWVGAAKGYNVIITMPETMSVERRKIIQAYGAKLVLTPGSAGTKGAIDKAHEIAKEVGGWVPLQFDNPANPKIHELTTGPEILEAFGSHGLDAVVAGIGTGGTITGISRALKKDNPDIKIYGLEADESAVLSGDKPGPHKIQGISTGFIPAALDTHSYDEVIRVKSDDALATGRYFGGKEGFLLGISASAAVWAALEVAKKLGKGKKVLAIAPDNGERYLSTALYEFN; from the coding sequence ATGGCAAAAATTTATAACAACATTACTGAATTAATTGGCAATACACCTATTGTAAAACTCAACAATGTTGTTCCTGAAGATGCAGCTGATGTTTATGTTAAACTTGAAGCTTTCAATCCTGGTTCTTCCGTTAAAGATCGGATTGCTTTAAGCATGATTGAAGATGCTGAAAAACGTGGTCTCATCAAATCTGGAGATACCATTGTCGAACCGACAAGTGGTAATACAGGTATTGGACTTTCATGGGTCGGCGCTGCCAAAGGTTACAATGTCATTATTACAATGCCTGAAACAATGAGCGTTGAACGCCGCAAAATTATACAAGCTTACGGTGCCAAACTCGTATTGACACCAGGAAGTGCTGGTACTAAGGGTGCCATTGACAAAGCTCACGAGATTGCCAAAGAAGTTGGTGGTTGGGTGCCTCTGCAATTTGACAATCCAGCTAATCCAAAAATTCACGAATTGACAACAGGTCCTGAGATTCTGGAAGCATTTGGTTCACATGGACTTGATGCTGTCGTTGCTGGTATTGGTACTGGTGGTACGATTACTGGGATTTCACGTGCCCTTAAAAAAGACAATCCTGACATTAAAATCTATGGATTGGAAGCTGATGAATCTGCTGTTTTGTCAGGTGACAAACCGGGGCCCCATAAAATCCAAGGTATCTCAACAGGCTTTATCCCAGCTGCATTAGATACTCATTCTTATGATGAAGTTATCCGTGTTAAATCTGATGATGCTTTGGCTACTGGTCGCTACTTCGGCGGTAAGGAAGGATTCCTACTTGGCATCTCCGCTTCTGCTGCTGTCTGGGCCGCACTTGAAGTCGCTAAAAAACTCGGTAAGGGTAAAAAAGTCTTGGCTATTGCACCTGATAATGGTGAGCGTTATCTTTCAACCGCACTTTATGAATTTAACTAA
- a CDS encoding glycerol dehydrogenase, which translates to MKIFASPSRYIQGEKALFENAKAIINLGSHPILLTDNVVYDIVGKRFETYLNQEGLIVDRIAFNGEASINEIDRVVAIAKEKGNDLIIGLGGGKTIDSAKAIADLLEIPVIIAPTVASTDAPTSALSVIYTDQGAFEKYIFYSKNPDLVLVDTEVISKSPVILLASGIADGLATWVEARAVLQKNGQTMTGAGQTLASLAIAQACERTLFADGLQALAACEAKVVTRALENVIEANTLLSGLGFESAGLAAAHAIHNGFTALTGDIHHLTHGQKVTYGTLTQLFLENRPKEEIDKYIHFYRAIGMPTTLEEMHLGDADYSELLKIGQQATIEGETIHQMPFEIKAGDVANALLAVDQYTRSLK; encoded by the coding sequence ATGAAAATTTTTGCCAGCCCATCACGTTATATTCAGGGTGAAAAAGCTTTATTTGAAAATGCAAAAGCTATTATTAATTTGGGTTCTCATCCTATCCTTTTAACAGACAATGTCGTTTATGATATTGTTGGTAAACGTTTCGAAACTTATCTTAACCAAGAAGGATTGATAGTAGATCGTATAGCCTTTAATGGTGAAGCTTCAATAAACGAAATTGATCGCGTTGTTGCTATAGCTAAAGAAAAGGGAAATGATTTAATTATTGGTCTTGGTGGGGGAAAGACGATTGACAGTGCTAAAGCCATTGCTGATTTATTAGAGATACCTGTTATTATTGCTCCTACAGTTGCCTCGACAGATGCTCCAACATCAGCCTTGTCCGTCATTTATACTGACCAAGGTGCTTTTGAAAAATACATTTTCTATTCCAAAAATCCAGATCTTGTTTTAGTAGATACTGAAGTCATCAGTAAATCTCCAGTTATTCTACTGGCTTCGGGAATTGCAGATGGACTTGCTACTTGGGTAGAAGCAAGAGCTGTGCTTCAAAAAAATGGGCAAACAATGACTGGTGCAGGGCAAACTTTAGCTAGCCTTGCTATTGCCCAAGCCTGTGAGCGTACTTTATTTGCAGATGGTCTACAAGCGCTGGCAGCTTGTGAAGCAAAAGTAGTGACAAGAGCACTTGAAAATGTTATAGAGGCTAATACCTTATTAAGTGGTTTAGGGTTTGAAAGTGCAGGTTTGGCCGCAGCTCACGCTATTCATAACGGTTTTACAGCCTTAACGGGAGATATTCATCATCTGACACATGGTCAAAAAGTTACTTATGGAACCTTAACGCAACTCTTTCTTGAAAATCGTCCAAAAGAAGAAATTGATAAGTATATTCATTTTTATAGAGCAATTGGCATGCCAACGACTTTAGAAGAAATGCACTTGGGAGATGCTGACTATTCTGAACTTCTAAAGATTGGCCAACAAGCTACAATTGAAGGCGAAACGATTCATCAAATGCCATTTGAAATTAAGGCAGGTGATGTTGCCAATGCACTCTTAGCAGTAGATCAGTACACTAGATCATTAAAATAA
- a CDS encoding fructose-6-phosphate aldolase, producing MEFMLDTLNLADIEKWAAILPLAGVTSNPSIAKKEGKIDFFEQVKRVRTIIGEEPSIHAQVVAADVEGIIKDAHKLQDELGGNLYVKVPVSPTGLTAMKQLKEEGFQITATAIYTVFQGLLAIEAGADYLAPYYNRMENLNIDPIEVIGQLAQAIECQQASAKILAASFKNVTQVAKALAAGAKAVTAGADIFAAGFANPSIQKAVDDFAADWESTQGRPYI from the coding sequence ATGGAATTTATGCTTGATACACTCAATTTAGCAGACATTGAAAAATGGGCAGCAATCCTACCATTAGCTGGGGTAACTTCCAACCCATCAATTGCTAAAAAAGAAGGAAAAATTGATTTTTTTGAGCAAGTGAAAAGGGTTCGTACCATTATTGGTGAAGAACCAAGTATTCATGCACAAGTGGTTGCGGCAGATGTGGAAGGGATTATTAAAGATGCCCACAAACTTCAAGATGAACTTGGCGGCAATCTCTATGTTAAAGTGCCTGTCTCTCCAACTGGCTTAACAGCGATGAAGCAACTAAAAGAAGAAGGATTTCAAATCACTGCTACGGCTATTTATACAGTTTTTCAAGGCCTTTTAGCCATTGAAGCTGGCGCAGACTATCTTGCCCCTTACTATAATCGTATGGAAAATCTTAATATAGACCCAATTGAGGTGATTGGTCAACTTGCTCAGGCTATTGAGTGTCAACAAGCTTCTGCAAAAATCTTGGCAGCAAGCTTTAAAAATGTTACTCAGGTTGCCAAGGCTTTAGCAGCGGGTGCTAAAGCCGTTACTGCTGGTGCAGATATTTTTGCTGCTGGTTTTGCCAATCCATCCATTCAAAAAGCTGTTGATGATTTTGCAGCAGATTGGGAAAGCACACAAGGACGTCCTTATATTTAA